DNA from Mesorhizobium loti R88b:
CACTACCGGATACCAAAGCGAACAGCTATACGGGTTCGGGGCAAAGGGGCGAAGCACGGTAAGCGAGGATCGTTCGAACGATTCTCGCGCGCCTCGATGATGGCGAAGCAAAGGCATTGAACCTGTTTACATCGCTCCGGCGCCAGCTCACGGCCGAACAGGTCAACCGCTGCTTCTCGATCGCCTGCTTCTTTTCGCCACCGGTGCTCGGATCCGTGGTGAGCTTCGTCTTTCATGGCGGCGCGCTCTGGTCGTTGGTGCTGCTCTCTGCCGGGCGCCGCCGCTTGAACATCGACCGGCCGATGCTTGCCATGACCATCGCGATCTATGCCTATTGTGCGGCGCAGGTGCTGGCGTCGACCGTCAACGGCACGCTGCGCGCCGACGCCACGCATTTCCTGCCGTTAGTCACCTTGTTGTTGTTTCCGGTCTCGTATTCGACCTGGAGCATCACCGACAAGGCGACCCTGGCGCGCATCGCTGTGCGCGCCAGCGCGGCTGCATGCGTCGGAGCGCTGGTGCTGGCAATCGTCCAATATCACTGGTTCGGGATGCTGAGGGCAGAAGGAGGAGCCGGAAATCCGATCGTGTTTGCGACGGTCACCTGCCTTGCCGTGATGATGTGCCTTGCGGGCGTCCTGTCAGGCGTTGAGAAAGCCTGGAAGCCGCTCACCGCCGCAGCGCTCGCCGGCATCGTGGCGACCATCTATTCGGGCTCGCGAATGATTTGGGTGGCCTTGCTCATCGCGGTTGTAGCTGTCCTTGTGATCAATCGCAAAAAGGTCTGCCGATCAGATATGAGACAGTTGCTGGTGATTACCGGCGCCTCGACGCTGCTCATCGCGGCAATTATGTCTCCAATCATCGTCGATCGCACACATGTCCTGTACGATAACTGGAATGCCCTCGCCGCCAAAGGCGACTACACCACCCCGCTCGGATTGCGGGTTGGGTTGTGGGACATCGGGCTCGACGCCTTTCGCCAGGCGCCCGTTTTTGGTCATGGAATGGCCGCCAGCCGGGTGCTTTCAAGGCAGGGATTCAAACAGCACTTTGGGGCAACCGAAGGCTTCAACCACTTTCACAATGGCTTTCTGACGGCGTTGGTGCAGGCCGGGCTCGCAGGTGCGCTGACACTGGCTGCAATCTTTGCCGTGGCGGTATGGAATGCGACAAGGGTCCTGCGTATCAATCCCGATCCGTTGGAGCGGTTCGGCGCCACCATGATTGTAGTCACCGTCATAGTATACGTTGTTGGTGGCCTGACAGGCATCCTTGTCGGCCACGATATTCTCGACACCACGCTGATGGTCTTGCTGGTTTCCGGAACATACCTGGCTTGCGGACAGACAATTTCGCCGATCCGCAAGAGTCAGCCAACGAATCAACCGTCTGCTTTTAGGAGGCACCAAGATGGGAGCGAATGACCTACTTGCGGCCCAAAGCTGCCGTTCGCGTCGTGGAAAACCTAGCGTTTCCAAATGTGGGGAACACGGTAACGCTTTTCCGACAACCTATTGTTACCTCGGGCGACTCTGAAATCGCGATGAACCTCGGACGGTCGCCTGCAACCTTGAGGGGGCTGTCCGATCCGCAAGCTCATCAGCGACAAATATGCCCGCTCGCAACGAGAGCCCGCTAGCGGCAGAACTGCGGTTGGAGCCAAAGAGCTTGAACCATCCAACGCAGCTTCGTAAGCTCCAACGTACGCGTCACGACCGTTGCCGGTCGAACTGACTGTCCTCGCAAGCAAAGCCGCCTATTTGCACGCCATTGCACGCCGCAGCTCTCCAACATGCCGACTGCGCTTTACGCCCCCTCTCAACTTCGTTCAGATCAACCCTGTGTTTTGCCAGGAGATCGAAGGAGGTTATCGCAGCCAAACAGCGGAAGGTACGATCGGGCCGGAGCGGCTGGCGAAATTACGCCATTTGCCGCCGTCCCCCTACTCCCACTCGATTGTTTATAACCCAGCTAGGTCATTGATCTAGCTGGGTTTTTTCTTGCTTGCCATGCCAAAAGCCGACGCATGGTCCGTCAAAAAGTTACGCTTTTGATTTTAAACGGAAAATCGCCGCGAAAAATATTTCGAGGTTTCATCAACTATCGGGATCAATCGCTCGATTTTTGCGGGCTGAATCGTCTCGACGTCATGACCATTGCGCTGCGAAAAGTACCGTCACTAGGTCAATCACGCCACACAAACTCGCCCCTTGGCCGCGCGGCAGGCAGGACTTCCATGCCTTCAAAAATCGTCGAGCTGGCTGGCTCAGCCTATGCACGAGACGCGCAGAAGCAAATCGTCATCAACATTCCTACTCGAAGGAATAGGTAAACCCTTCCTTGGAGGCGCCGACGGTTACTTTTGTCATCTTTTCGCCCTCGAGCGAGCGGTTCAGCACGCCGCGGCTCAATTCCGGCAGGAGCGTGTTTGTCAGGATGGCGTCGATCATCCGCCCGCCGGATTCGATCTCGGTGCAACGGGCCTTGACCAGATCCATGACACCATCGCCGATGACCAATTCCGCGTCGTTGGTTGCACGCAGCCGCCGGGCAATCTTGGCGAACTGGTGACGGGCGATCGCCTCGATCATCGAATCCGAGAGCGGATAGTACGGAATGGTCACCACTCGGCCAAGGAAGGCAGCCGGGAAAACCTTCAGCAGGGGGCTACGGAGCGCCGTGTCGAGGTCGTCCAGCCCGGCGCGAACAGTCCCGTTTTTGGTCCGGTCCATGATGACTTCCGAGCCGACATTGGAGGTCAGCAAGATCAGCGTGTTCTTGAAATCGATGCGCCGGCCCTCGCTGTCGTCCATCATTCCCTTGTCGAAAACCTGGAAGAAGATCTCGTGCACGTCGGGATGCGCCTTCTCGACCTCGTCGAGCAGGATCACCGAATAGGGTTTGCGCCGAACCGCCTCGGTCAGGATGCCGCCCTTGCCGTAGCCGACATATCCAGGTGGCGCACCCTTCAAGGTCGAGACCGTGTGCGCCTCCTGGAACTCGGACATGTTGATCGAGATCAGATTCTGCTCGCCGCCGTAGAGCGTCTCGGCCAAGGCCAAGGCCGTTTCGGTCTTGCCGACGCCCGAAGGGCCGCAGAGCAGGAACACGCCCACCGGCTTTTCCGGAGCGCCCAGCCCAGCGCGGCTGGTCTGTACGCGCCTGGCGATCATCTCCATGGCATGATCCTGCCCGACCACGCGTTCGGACAGAGTGGCGGCCAGTCGCAGCGCCTTTTCGGTCTGGCTGGACAGCATCCGCCCCGTCGGGATGCCGGTCCAGTCCTGGACCACGGCGGCCACGGCGTTGCGATCGACCGAAGGCAGGATCAGCGGCGTCTCGCCTTGCGCCTCGGCCAGGTCGGCCATCAGTTCGCGCAACCGGGCGAGATCGGCGGCAGGATCAGGTGGAGCGGCAGCGGGCTGTTCTTCGACATTAGTCTTGGCTGTTTTGGCTTTGGCCGTTTTTGTCCTGGGCACTTCGGCCTTGGACGGTTCGGCCTTCGGCAGCGGAGCGTCAACCGTGTCAGCGCCCGCCGTTTCGACAGTGCCCTCCGGCGTCTCCACGGCATCGAGCGGAATACCCTCGCCGCGCAGTCTGGCGCGCAGTTCGAGTATTTCGGCGACGAGTGCCTTTTCCCGATCCCAGCGCTGCCGGGCGGCGGCCAATGTGAGCTCGGTTTCCGCAAGTCCGGTGTCGACCCGGGCCTGCCGGTCAGTCACCTCGATGCCTATCGCAGCCTCGCGACCGATGATGCCGCGCTCGACCTCCAGCGCCTGGCGGCGGCGT
Protein-coding regions in this window:
- the tssH gene encoding type VI secretion system ATPase TssH; its protein translation is MEQRRSSRTFKRKELVGKLNPVGVRAFKAAADTAKLRGNPYVELVHFIEQLVLSDRSDVQMIIADAGVDASRITADMTRAVDKLPYGATSIEEFSDHIFHAIQEAWNLATLEFGVEEVRSAHILLACLKTPALEGLLSKISGEFDKIDADAVIARFADVVEGSLEAGAAPTTPATETPMKRGPGGDSTLAKYATDLTQRARDGKIDPVVGRDPEIRQIVDILMRRRQNNPILTGEAGVGKTAVVEGFALRIAQGDVPPTLQNVSVRMLDVGLMQAGASVKGEFERRLKAVIDEVQSSETPVILFIDEAHTLIGAGGAAGTGDAANLLKPALARGELRTIAATTWAEYKQHIEKDPALTRRFQVVKIDEPSEAVAVLMLRGVAGMLEQHHKVQILDEAIEAAVGLSHRYIPARQLPDKAVSLLDTACARVAISQHATPAEVEDIIRRRQALEVERGIIGREAAIGIEVTDRQARVDTGLAETELTLAAARQRWDREKALVAEILELRARLRGEGIPLDAVETPEGTVETAGADTVDAPLPKAEPSKAEVPRTKTAKAKTAKTNVEEQPAAAPPDPAADLARLRELMADLAEAQGETPLILPSVDRNAVAAVVQDWTGIPTGRMLSSQTEKALRLAATLSERVVGQDHAMEMIARRVQTSRAGLGAPEKPVGVFLLCGPSGVGKTETALALAETLYGGEQNLISINMSEFQEAHTVSTLKGAPPGYVGYGKGGILTEAVRRKPYSVILLDEVEKAHPDVHEIFFQVFDKGMMDDSEGRRIDFKNTLILLTSNVGSEVIMDRTKNGTVRAGLDDLDTALRSPLLKVFPAAFLGRVVTIPYYPLSDSMIEAIARHQFAKIARRLRATNDAELVIGDGVMDLVKARCTEIESGGRMIDAILTNTLLPELSRGVLNRSLEGEKMTKVTVGASKEGFTYSFE
- a CDS encoding O-antigen ligase family protein, which gives rise to MNLFTSLRRQLTAEQVNRCFSIACFFSPPVLGSVVSFVFHGGALWSLVLLSAGRRRLNIDRPMLAMTIAIYAYCAAQVLASTVNGTLRADATHFLPLVTLLLFPVSYSTWSITDKATLARIAVRASAAACVGALVLAIVQYHWFGMLRAEGGAGNPIVFATVTCLAVMMCLAGVLSGVEKAWKPLTAAALAGIVATIYSGSRMIWVALLIAVVAVLVINRKKVCRSDMRQLLVITGASTLLIAAIMSPIIVDRTHVLYDNWNALAAKGDYTTPLGLRVGLWDIGLDAFRQAPVFGHGMAASRVLSRQGFKQHFGATEGFNHFHNGFLTALVQAGLAGALTLAAIFAVAVWNATRVLRINPDPLERFGATMIVVTVIVYVVGGLTGILVGHDILDTTLMVLLVSGTYLACGQTISPIRKSQPTNQPSAFRRHQDGSE